The following proteins come from a genomic window of Terribacillus aidingensis:
- a CDS encoding gamma carbonic anhydrase family protein, translating to MIYEYDKKRPHVHKDAYVAPDAVITGEVTIEKDASIWFKTVIRGDVAPVVIGEGANVQDLCVLHQSPDLPLIIKEGATIGHQVTLHSCTIGKNSLVGMGSLVLDGAIIEDGAYVGAGSLVPPGKTIPSGKLAFGRPAKVIRDLTETDYKDMERIRMEYIKKSKQYKETT from the coding sequence ATGATATACGAATACGACAAGAAACGTCCACATGTTCACAAAGATGCTTATGTTGCCCCTGATGCTGTTATTACAGGGGAAGTTACGATTGAAAAAGATGCCAGTATATGGTTTAAGACAGTTATACGCGGAGACGTTGCTCCAGTTGTGATCGGTGAAGGCGCCAATGTCCAAGATCTTTGCGTCCTTCATCAAAGCCCTGACCTTCCTCTTATTATAAAGGAAGGAGCCACGATTGGTCATCAAGTTACGCTGCATTCTTGCACAATAGGGAAAAATTCCCTTGTAGGCATGGGCTCACTCGTCCTTGATGGTGCGATCATCGAGGATGGCGCATATGTAGGTGCGGGGTCACTCGTGCCTCCTGGCAAAACGATTCCTTCCGGCAAGCTCGCATTCGGCAGACCTGCTAAAGTCATTCGTGATTTGACCGAAACCGATTACAAAGATATGGAGCGCATACGAATGGAATATATCAAGAAAAGTAAACAGTATAAAGAAACAACATAA
- the asnB gene encoding asparagine synthase (glutamine-hydrolyzing) — protein sequence MCGLIGVIRKNVKQLTQADKDKFKQQNNIITHRGPDDEGYYHDEHVSFGFRRLSIIDIEAGVQPLSYDDEKIWMVFNGEIYNYVELREELLKKGAEFKTESDTEVIAAMYHTYGTEAFKELRGMFSILLWDKEKKTLFGARDPFGIKPLFYKETEDEIFFASEKKSITLLEESETVDTEALQHYLSYQYVPEPFTMTEGIKKVEPGHYFVKREGEPIEFHRYWHATFSPKIMDKQAWITRIQDVLHDSVSKHMRSDVPVGSFLSGGIDSSIIVAIAKQFNPNLKTFSVGFEREGFSEVDVAKETAEKLGVENYSHIITPEEYLEKLPKIMWHMDDPLADPSAVALYFVAREASKHVTVVLSGEGSDELFGGYNIYREPESLRMFDSIPGPAKALLARVAKILPEGVRGKSFLERGTIPLKDRYIGNAKMFEDADKQKLLKTYNDAIHYQQITAPLYANVKNESLVDQMQYIDIHTWMRGDILLKADKMTMAHSLELRVPFLDKEVFRVAREIPEDLKIANNTTKSLLREAVEGIVPDHVLHRKKLGFPVPMRHWLKNELNGWAKTLIYESQTDHLLHKDYILNLLDAHCQGKGDYSRKIWTVLAFMLWHQIYVERKYDFAEFQKVDRVESKLQTT from the coding sequence ATGTGTGGTTTGATTGGCGTAATTAGAAAGAACGTAAAACAACTAACGCAAGCTGATAAGGATAAATTCAAACAACAGAACAACATCATCACGCACCGCGGTCCGGATGATGAAGGATATTACCATGACGAGCATGTATCATTCGGTTTCCGCCGCTTGAGTATTATTGATATCGAGGCTGGTGTTCAGCCATTAAGCTATGACGACGAAAAAATCTGGATGGTCTTCAACGGAGAAATCTACAACTACGTAGAGCTTCGTGAAGAATTGCTGAAAAAAGGCGCAGAGTTCAAAACTGAATCCGATACCGAGGTCATCGCTGCGATGTACCATACATACGGAACGGAAGCATTTAAAGAGCTTCGCGGTATGTTCAGCATCTTGCTATGGGATAAAGAAAAGAAAACACTTTTCGGAGCACGTGATCCATTCGGCATCAAACCGCTCTTTTATAAGGAGACAGAAGATGAGATTTTCTTCGCTTCTGAGAAGAAGAGCATCACACTTCTGGAAGAATCAGAAACAGTTGATACCGAAGCGCTGCAGCATTATTTGAGCTACCAGTATGTACCGGAGCCATTCACGATGACAGAAGGTATCAAGAAAGTGGAGCCTGGTCATTACTTCGTGAAGCGTGAAGGTGAACCGATAGAATTCCATCGATACTGGCATGCGACATTCTCGCCGAAGATCATGGACAAGCAAGCTTGGATCACGCGTATCCAGGATGTTCTTCATGATTCTGTGAGCAAGCATATGCGAAGTGATGTGCCGGTCGGTTCCTTCCTTTCCGGCGGAATTGATTCCAGCATCATTGTAGCCATTGCGAAGCAATTTAATCCGAATTTGAAAACATTCTCTGTAGGTTTTGAACGGGAAGGATTCTCCGAAGTTGATGTCGCGAAAGAAACGGCTGAAAAACTCGGAGTAGAAAACTATTCCCATATCATCACACCAGAAGAATATTTAGAGAAACTTCCGAAAATCATGTGGCATATGGATGATCCATTGGCTGATCCATCCGCTGTGGCCCTTTATTTTGTGGCAAGAGAAGCTAGCAAACATGTAACGGTTGTACTTTCTGGTGAAGGTTCCGATGAGCTATTCGGCGGTTACAATATTTACCGTGAGCCAGAATCCTTGCGCATGTTCGACAGCATTCCTGGACCTGCAAAAGCTTTGCTTGCAAGAGTGGCCAAAATCTTGCCAGAAGGTGTACGCGGTAAGAGCTTCCTAGAGCGTGGTACAATACCATTGAAGGATCGCTATATCGGAAATGCTAAAATGTTTGAAGATGCAGACAAGCAGAAGCTATTGAAAACATACAATGATGCAATTCATTATCAACAGATCACTGCCCCATTGTATGCGAATGTGAAAAACGAATCCCTTGTCGATCAGATGCAGTATATCGACATTCATACATGGATGCGCGGAGACATCCTATTGAAAGCGGATAAGATGACAATGGCACATTCACTTGAGCTTCGCGTACCATTCCTGGATAAAGAAGTATTCCGTGTTGCCCGTGAGATTCCGGAAGATCTGAAAATCGCTAACAACACAACAAAGAGCTTGCTTCGTGAAGCAGTAGAAGGCATTGTGCCGGATCATGTTTTACATCGTAAAAAACTTGGTTTCCCAGTACCAATGCGCCACTGGCTGAAAAACGAATTGAATGGCTGGGCGAAGACGCTCATCTATGAAAGCCAAACAGATCATCTTTTGCATAAGGACTATATCTTGAATCTGTTGGATGCACATTGTCAAGGCAAGGGAGACTACAGCCGTAAAATTTGGACTGTACTTGCCTTCATGCTATGGCACCAGATTTATGTTGAACGTAAGTATGACTTTGCGGAGTTCCAAAAAGTCGACAGAGTGGAAAGCAAGCTGCAGACCACATAA
- the metK gene encoding methionine adenosyltransferase translates to MTANRRLFTSESVTEGHPDKICDQISDAILDEILAKDPNARVACETTVTTGLVLVAGEITTSAYVDIQSIVRKTIKEIGYTRAKYGFDADTCAVLTAIDEQSPDIAGGVDQALEAREGLMTDEEIDAIGAGDQGLMFGYASNETPEYMPLPISLAHRLSKQLAKIRKDETVDYLRPDGKTQVTVEYDENDQPVRIDTIVISTQHHPEVEQAQIHTDLKELVIKPVVPAELLDENTKYIINPTGRFVIGGPQGDAGLTGRKIIVDTYGGYARHGGGAFSGKDATKVDRSGAYAARYVAKNIVAAGLADKCEVQLAYAIGVAEPVSISIDTFGTSKQSEEALVKAVRDLFDLRPAGIIKMLNLRQPIYKDTAAYGHFGRTDKNFPWEQTDKAVQLESYTFA, encoded by the coding sequence ATGACTGCTAATCGTCGATTATTTACCTCAGAATCCGTTACTGAAGGCCATCCGGATAAAATCTGTGACCAGATTTCGGATGCTATATTAGATGAAATACTAGCTAAGGATCCGAATGCCCGTGTTGCTTGTGAGACGACTGTTACGACAGGTCTTGTACTTGTTGCAGGTGAAATCACAACAAGTGCTTATGTTGATATCCAAAGTATCGTCCGTAAAACAATCAAGGAAATTGGTTATACACGTGCGAAATATGGCTTTGATGCTGATACATGTGCTGTATTGACAGCAATCGATGAGCAATCTCCTGATATCGCAGGCGGTGTCGATCAGGCGCTTGAGGCTCGTGAAGGGCTGATGACGGACGAAGAAATCGATGCAATCGGCGCAGGTGACCAAGGCTTGATGTTTGGCTATGCAAGCAATGAAACACCAGAATACATGCCTCTGCCAATTTCACTGGCGCACCGTCTATCCAAGCAATTGGCGAAGATACGGAAAGATGAAACTGTGGATTACTTGCGCCCGGATGGGAAAACACAAGTAACAGTAGAATATGATGAAAACGATCAGCCAGTACGTATTGATACGATTGTCATCTCCACGCAGCATCATCCGGAAGTAGAGCAAGCTCAGATTCATACTGATTTGAAAGAGCTTGTTATCAAACCTGTTGTTCCAGCTGAATTGCTGGACGAAAATACGAAATACATCATCAACCCGACAGGTCGTTTCGTTATCGGCGGGCCGCAAGGTGATGCAGGTCTGACTGGCCGTAAAATCATCGTTGATACGTATGGCGGCTATGCTCGTCACGGCGGCGGAGCATTCAGCGGAAAAGATGCTACGAAAGTGGACCGTTCCGGTGCTTATGCAGCACGTTATGTGGCGAAGAACATTGTTGCAGCAGGTCTTGCTGATAAATGTGAAGTACAGCTTGCTTATGCAATCGGTGTTGCTGAACCAGTTTCCATCAGTATCGATACTTTCGGAACAAGCAAACAATCCGAAGAGGCATTGGTAAAAGCAGTACGCGATCTATTCGATCTTCGTCCTGCCGGCATCATCAAAATGCTGAACCTGCGTCAGCCAATCTACAAAGATACAGCTGCATACGGTCACTTCGGACGTACAGATAAAAACTTCCCTTGGGAGCAGACTGACAAAGCAGTACAGCTGGAAAGCTATACATTTGCATAA
- the pckA gene encoding phosphoenolpyruvate carboxykinase (ATP) — protein MHALTALEEMRSQSNVRKNLSAAQLTEAALSRQEARLTKTGALRAATGKYTGRSPKDKFIVKDELSENKVDWGKVNQPISEEIFEHLLGKVVDYLQAQEEVFSFQGFAGADERYHLPIQVINEYAWHNLFAHQLFIRPNEEELAAHKPAFTVISAPGVKADPLVDGTNSEAFVIVSFKQRVIVIGGTEYAGEMKKSIFSVMNFLLPQQEILPMHCSANVGPDGDTALFFGLSGTGKTTLSADPNRPLIGDDEHGWSPDGIFNIEGGCYAKCINLSAEKEPEIHGAIKFGTILENVAVDEAGVCDYEDGSVTENTRAAYPIDYIKGSLPKSLAGHPKTIVFLTADATGVLPPISKLTTEQAMYHFLSGYTSKLAGTERGVTEPEATFSTCFGAPFLPLAPSVYADMLGEKISEHQAEVYLVNTGWTGGDYHSGSRMKLAFTRAMVQAALSGELHDTETTQDPIFGLHVPVSIANVPAELLMPENAWEDKAAYKAKAQELAVKFHQNFAKFDFIDEAVRQAGPLYR, from the coding sequence ATGCACGCGTTAACAGCGTTAGAAGAAATGCGCTCCCAATCCAATGTAAGAAAAAACCTATCCGCGGCTCAGCTGACGGAGGCGGCATTGTCCCGCCAGGAAGCACGTCTGACAAAAACTGGTGCTCTGCGGGCTGCGACAGGAAAATATACCGGCCGCTCACCAAAAGATAAATTCATCGTCAAAGACGAGCTTTCCGAAAACAAAGTGGATTGGGGAAAAGTCAACCAGCCTATCAGCGAAGAAATATTTGAACACTTATTAGGTAAAGTCGTTGACTACCTGCAGGCACAGGAAGAAGTTTTCTCATTCCAAGGCTTTGCCGGAGCTGATGAACGCTACCACCTTCCGATACAGGTAATCAATGAATACGCTTGGCATAACCTGTTTGCCCACCAATTGTTCATCCGGCCTAATGAAGAAGAGCTGGCTGCACATAAACCTGCATTCACTGTCATCTCTGCTCCTGGTGTGAAAGCAGATCCGCTAGTCGATGGCACTAATTCAGAAGCATTTGTAATCGTCTCTTTCAAACAGCGCGTAATCGTGATAGGCGGTACAGAATATGCTGGGGAAATGAAGAAATCCATTTTCTCCGTAATGAATTTTCTCCTGCCGCAGCAGGAGATCCTTCCGATGCACTGCTCTGCCAACGTCGGACCGGATGGTGATACAGCCCTCTTCTTCGGTTTATCCGGAACAGGTAAGACGACACTATCAGCTGATCCGAACAGACCTTTGATCGGGGATGACGAACACGGCTGGTCACCTGATGGTATCTTCAATATCGAAGGCGGCTGTTACGCTAAGTGCATCAATCTTTCCGCTGAAAAAGAGCCGGAAATTCATGGTGCCATCAAATTTGGTACGATTCTTGAAAATGTAGCAGTTGATGAAGCTGGTGTTTGTGATTATGAAGATGGATCTGTTACGGAAAACACACGTGCAGCTTACCCGATTGACTACATCAAGGGCAGCCTGCCGAAGAGCTTGGCAGGTCATCCAAAGACAATCGTCTTCCTGACAGCAGATGCGACCGGCGTCCTGCCGCCAATCAGTAAACTGACAACTGAACAGGCAATGTATCACTTCCTTAGCGGCTATACGAGCAAGCTTGCCGGAACAGAGCGAGGCGTCACAGAACCTGAAGCAACATTCTCGACTTGCTTTGGTGCTCCATTCCTGCCGCTGGCACCTTCTGTTTATGCTGATATGCTCGGAGAAAAAATCAGTGAGCATCAAGCTGAGGTATATCTAGTCAATACCGGCTGGACGGGTGGAGATTATCACTCCGGTTCCCGAATGAAGCTTGCCTTTACAAGAGCGATGGTTCAGGCTGCTCTCAGCGGAGAACTGCATGATACAGAGACTACGCAAGATCCGATCTTCGGCCTGCATGTTCCTGTTTCTATTGCAAATGTACCAGCAGAGCTGCTGATGCCGGAAAATGCATGGGAAGATAAAGCTGCTTACAAAGCGAAGGCACAAGAACTTGCAGTAAAATTCCATCAAAATTTTGCTAAATTCGATTTCATTGATGAAGCTGTCCGTCAAGCGGGACCGCTATACAGATAA
- the ytkD gene encoding RNA deprotection pyrophosphohydrolase — translation MITFRDYYNNEVKMSFADHPFSDQPKHVWVICRYGSKWLLTRHKDRGLEFPGGKVEKGETAEHAALREVMEETGGVVQQLKYVGQYFVAGKAGHIVKNVYYAIISELKKKSNYLETYGPVLVEKFPSHLAQHAEYSFMMKDKVLPSALHHIDKFEKTM, via the coding sequence ATGATTACGTTCAGAGATTACTACAATAATGAAGTGAAGATGTCTTTTGCCGATCATCCATTTTCTGATCAGCCTAAACATGTGTGGGTGATTTGCCGATACGGCAGCAAATGGCTGCTCACTCGTCATAAGGATCGGGGATTGGAGTTCCCAGGCGGCAAGGTGGAAAAAGGAGAAACCGCTGAGCACGCTGCTTTGCGGGAGGTAATGGAGGAGACTGGCGGTGTGGTTCAGCAGCTGAAGTATGTCGGTCAGTACTTTGTAGCTGGCAAGGCTGGACATATCGTAAAGAATGTCTATTATGCCATCATCTCGGAACTGAAAAAGAAATCCAATTACTTGGAAACATATGGACCAGTACTGGTCGAGAAGTTCCCTTCCCATCTGGCACAGCATGCAGAATACAGCTTCATGATGAAAGATAAGGTGCTGCCTAGTGCATTGCACCATATAGATAAGTTTGAAAAGACAATGTAA